Proteins encoded within one genomic window of Methanobacterium formicicum:
- the rbr gene encoding rubrerythrin, with amino-acid sequence MQKTLENLTKAFIGESQARNRYTFYAKQAKKDGYPELEKIFLETADNEREHAKWLFRMIQNLKKDASLDDDAIVVEAEAPLTLGDTVENLKAAIAGEHYENSEMYPEFAKVAKEEGLDDVAQRLNSIGRAEIHHEERYIQVLKEIEAGTFFKKDEEVTWTCIKCGYSVTAKQPPEKCPSCDHPTEYFMIRCEKY; translated from the coding sequence TAGAAAACCTTACAAAAGCATTTATTGGTGAAAGTCAGGCTAGAAACAGGTACACTTTCTATGCTAAACAGGCTAAAAAGGATGGGTACCCTGAACTCGAGAAAATATTCCTGGAAACTGCGGATAACGAACGTGAACACGCAAAATGGTTATTCAGGATGATCCAGAACCTGAAAAAAGACGCATCACTGGATGATGATGCCATTGTAGTGGAAGCGGAAGCCCCCCTCACCCTGGGAGATACCGTGGAAAACTTAAAGGCAGCCATTGCTGGTGAACACTACGAAAACAGTGAAATGTACCCCGAATTTGCTAAAGTAGCTAAGGAAGAAGGACTGGATGACGTTGCCCAGCGTTTGAATTCCATAGGCCGCGCAGAGATCCACCACGAAGAAAGGTACATTCAGGTCTTGAAAGAAATTGAAGCCGGAACCTTCTTTAAAAAAGATGAAGAAGTCACCTGGACCTGTATTAAATGCGGATATTCAGTCACTGCAAAACAACCACCAGAAAAATGTCCCTCCTGTGACCACCCCACAGAATACTTCATGATACGCTGCGAAAAATACTAA